The Paraflavitalea devenefica genome contains a region encoding:
- a CDS encoding carboxypeptidase-like regulatory domain-containing protein encodes MLRKYTLLLLITAWALQGSWTSPAGRTITGIVTAADETGPVEGVQVAVKGTKMISGTQSDGVYYIPVTDKDSILVFSHCDFQTQEVKLTAANEYNILLQKKKAP; translated from the coding sequence ATGCTTCGCAAATACACCTTATTGCTACTCATTACAGCATGGGCCCTGCAAGGCAGTTGGACATCACCGGCAGGCCGCACTATTACAGGCATTGTTACTGCTGCCGACGAAACCGGCCCGGTAGAGGGCGTACAGGTGGCCGTAAAAGGCACCAAGATGATATCAGGAACACAGTCAGACGGTGTATACTATATTCCCGTTACCGATAAAGACTCTATTTTAGTATTCAGTCACTGTGATTTTCAAACGCAGGAGGTGAAGCTGACAGCGGCTAATGAATACAATATTTTGTTGCAGAAGAAAAAGGCGCCTTGA